From a single Gimesia fumaroli genomic region:
- a CDS encoding ATP-binding protein, translating into MQKHKPFARIATKLRKWPIGDRLKFAFGLLVLVQVISGIVTLFQFSKINQDISQLVTVEEPLEESVLEMEIKAGEIARAVLDYVRDRNQKHLTKLILSRDGFAENYSQYQKLAQSDEERYLSTEIAQRYSDYNQMSGAIIRLADQRNAALKVFVNHVNHINQLIDNERVKSNNDHSDEGIKKADASHNMEKYLNIAFGSIEEYIVQRNQSLLSRIFEAEQNFKFFEGKYLEAISNHVERQRIKEIDLEFAQATSYGNQVVNFTDNIDQLLGNFEHKLDSIDDLLHDQVHPLIHANTVSATHDADSSIQSAKMVVSILAILGTIFGLFSVWIISRGIVAPILELSEGAALIAAGNVKHRIQVDSQDEIGRLADTFNHMVEDLVIAHQEAEKASDIKSAFLANMSHEIRTPMTAILGFAEIMRQKNHDAETMRYIDTIKKNGEYLLELINDILDVSKIEADKLDVEAIQCSLIELIEDVKTLMEIRALDKGLELSIIIDGKIPSWIQSDPIRLRQILINLLSNAIKFTKQGTVQLVIRAIDSNSEAPGLQFDVIDTGIGMTEEQLSRLFQPFVQADSSTTRKYGGTGLGLTICKRLTNILGGEIFVNSEYGTGSTFTVTVKIGKVTDVEFVDQLTFKSEYNESLANTNSKIDFEMDYNILLAEDGLDNQKLIRFLLTKAGCQVTLADNGNRAVHLALEATEKGQPFDVILMDMQMPELDGYAATKQLRSKSYHHPIIALTAHTMSEVREECLAAGCNHFATKPINRSQFFATIHECITEYRQQVDTLY; encoded by the coding sequence ATGCAGAAACATAAGCCATTTGCACGAATTGCAACGAAATTGAGAAAATGGCCGATCGGGGACAGGCTCAAATTCGCATTCGGCTTATTGGTATTAGTACAAGTCATAAGTGGAATTGTCACTCTATTTCAGTTTTCTAAGATCAATCAAGATATTTCACAGCTGGTGACTGTGGAAGAGCCTCTTGAAGAATCGGTTCTTGAAATGGAAATCAAAGCAGGTGAAATTGCGCGAGCCGTGCTTGATTACGTGAGAGATCGAAATCAGAAACACCTTACAAAATTAATTCTTTCCCGTGATGGTTTTGCCGAGAACTATTCTCAATACCAAAAACTTGCTCAGTCAGATGAAGAGCGTTATCTCAGTACGGAAATCGCTCAACGATATTCAGACTATAACCAAATGTCTGGCGCAATCATTCGGTTAGCAGACCAGAGAAATGCTGCACTAAAAGTATTTGTGAATCACGTGAACCACATTAATCAGCTGATCGATAATGAGCGTGTGAAATCGAACAATGATCATTCTGATGAGGGAATAAAAAAAGCAGATGCTTCTCATAACATGGAAAAATATCTGAATATCGCGTTTGGTTCGATTGAAGAATATATCGTTCAACGAAATCAAAGTTTACTATCCCGAATCTTTGAAGCAGAACAAAACTTCAAATTCTTTGAAGGCAAATATCTTGAAGCCATTTCGAATCATGTCGAGAGACAACGCATCAAAGAAATCGATTTGGAGTTTGCCCAAGCAACCTCTTACGGAAATCAAGTCGTAAATTTCACGGATAATATTGATCAACTTCTTGGAAACTTTGAGCACAAACTTGATTCAATTGATGACCTGCTTCACGATCAGGTTCATCCCCTGATTCATGCCAATACAGTGAGCGCAACCCACGACGCAGATTCATCTATTCAATCTGCCAAGATGGTGGTTAGCATCCTGGCGATTCTTGGAACGATCTTCGGTCTGTTTTCAGTCTGGATTATATCTCGTGGAATAGTCGCACCGATTTTAGAACTCTCTGAAGGTGCAGCGCTCATAGCAGCCGGTAATGTAAAACATCGAATCCAGGTAGATTCACAAGATGAAATAGGGCGTCTAGCGGATACATTTAATCATATGGTTGAAGACCTTGTCATTGCGCATCAAGAGGCAGAAAAAGCCAGTGATATCAAAAGTGCCTTCCTGGCTAATATGAGTCATGAAATCCGTACTCCGATGACCGCCATCCTCGGATTTGCAGAAATCATGCGTCAGAAAAATCATGACGCGGAAACGATGCGATATATCGACACCATTAAAAAAAATGGTGAATATTTACTCGAACTGATCAATGATATTCTTGATGTATCTAAAATTGAAGCAGATAAACTTGATGTTGAAGCCATTCAATGTTCCCTGATCGAATTGATAGAAGATGTCAAAACCCTCATGGAAATTCGAGCTCTGGATAAGGGACTTGAATTAAGCATCATCATTGATGGAAAAATCCCCAGTTGGATTCAAAGCGATCCCATCCGACTTCGTCAGATTCTGATCAACCTGTTAAGCAACGCAATAAAATTTACGAAACAGGGAACCGTTCAATTAGTTATTCGAGCAATTGATTCAAACTCTGAAGCCCCTGGCTTACAGTTTGATGTGATTGACACTGGAATCGGAATGACGGAAGAGCAGCTCTCGCGCTTATTTCAGCCATTTGTGCAAGCGGATTCTTCAACAACGCGTAAATATGGAGGGACAGGTCTGGGACTTACGATTTGCAAACGACTGACTAATATTTTAGGTGGGGAGATCTTTGTAAACAGTGAATATGGAACAGGATCTACGTTCACTGTCACTGTCAAGATTGGAAAAGTCACTGATGTCGAGTTTGTAGACCAGCTAACATTCAAATCGGAATATAATGAAAGCTTAGCGAATACAAATAGTAAAATCGATTTTGAGATGGACTACAACATCTTGCTGGCAGAAGATGGGCTTGATAATCAGAAATTAATTCGTTTTTTATTGACAAAAGCAGGTTGTCAAGTAACGCTAGCCGATAACGGAAACAGAGCCGTTCACCTGGCCTTGGAAGCCACGGAGAAAGGTCAGCCATTCGATGTTATCCTGATGGATATGCAAATGCCGGAACTGGATGGATATGCGGCTACCAAACAACTTCGATCCAAAAGTTATCATCATCCAATCATTGCCTTGACTGCTCATACAATGAGTGAAGTACGTGAAGAATGTCTTGCTGCAGGCTGTAATCATTTTGCAACGAAACCAATTAACCGAAGCCAGTTCTTTGCAACGATTCACGAATGTATCACGGAGTATCGCCAACAGGTAGATACGCTTTACTAA
- a CDS encoding S41 family peptidase, translated as MNRSQFKISQNETINSARLFVWGMVILMTAVFLSGCTTLAHADEYQSYQDNHNRRSYDQNNNHSLEDLFPPAYSRERRHQRQRPVREESGADDYQARLEKLLYGNDQQYDRPRNRYENDSRERPYSSPKRQNRDSFEDDYDSQKLRELIRELRQRSLPQYDRDRYETRFPNQTPVDPNQELRNKISQRYSSPSVVTTLQNLDSQRAYSFYLEVNRMIDSRHVQPPSYDVRTKKSLQNLIIAVENQQFMSVNRISVSPERIQMAQRSWQQLMNQNPARNAQEAVTVMRQAADIAGSQLQLPATAVISEFTYGSLEALDKHSRFEFTPSMSGPRVDAGGNNIVGVGVQLKTHREGAVILRTLKGGSAEKAGLQRGDVIVGANQRSFRGLSLDEVASLITGPAGSSVSLDVRRGDRDAIVNLSRQSIRITNISEVKMVDAQQKIGLIRLEKFGEGAVQELDQALWNLHRQGMKSLVFDLRGNPGGLLTEAISISNRFVPSGQIVSTRGRNQGDNSVESATHAQTWKMPLVVLVDGDSASASEIFAAAVQENRRGLIIGRKTYGKGTVQTHFPLQSVSGTFWLTTAKFYSPTGREMAGAGVTPDVQVNMSERELEEIGPLDRDLKAGVSAILSQRPGELVNNLPARQQGNPVRFQFSG; from the coding sequence ATGAACCGATCACAATTTAAAATTAGTCAAAACGAAACCATAAATTCAGCTCGTCTTTTTGTATGGGGAATGGTCATACTGATGACCGCTGTTTTTCTGTCTGGATGCACCACACTTGCGCATGCTGATGAGTATCAATCATATCAGGATAATCATAACCGTCGCTCATACGATCAAAATAATAATCACTCACTTGAAGACCTGTTTCCCCCAGCATACTCCAGAGAGCGGCGCCATCAGCGGCAGCGACCAGTAAGAGAGGAGTCAGGAGCGGATGATTACCAGGCAAGATTAGAAAAATTGTTATATGGAAACGATCAGCAGTATGATCGTCCTCGAAACCGATATGAAAACGATTCAAGAGAAAGACCCTACTCGTCTCCCAAGCGCCAAAACCGGGATTCTTTTGAAGATGACTATGATAGCCAGAAACTAAGAGAGTTAATTCGGGAATTACGTCAGCGATCTTTACCACAATATGATCGAGATCGATATGAGACTAGATTTCCCAATCAAACTCCAGTTGATCCGAATCAGGAATTGAGGAATAAAATATCACAGCGATACTCAAGCCCTTCTGTAGTTACGACACTACAGAATCTTGATTCGCAAAGAGCCTATTCTTTTTATCTGGAAGTGAATCGAATGATTGACTCGCGCCATGTTCAACCTCCTTCCTATGATGTGCGGACAAAAAAATCACTACAGAACCTGATAATTGCTGTCGAGAATCAGCAGTTTATGAGTGTTAATCGTATTTCAGTATCTCCTGAACGGATTCAAATGGCACAAAGAAGTTGGCAGCAATTGATGAACCAGAATCCCGCGCGAAATGCTCAAGAAGCGGTAACGGTGATGCGTCAGGCAGCTGATATTGCAGGAAGTCAGCTGCAACTGCCAGCTACTGCGGTCATTTCTGAGTTCACATATGGTTCGTTAGAAGCGCTCGATAAGCATTCCCGTTTCGAATTTACCCCCAGTATGTCAGGGCCTCGTGTTGATGCAGGAGGTAATAACATTGTGGGAGTGGGAGTACAATTGAAGACGCATCGCGAAGGAGCTGTGATCTTGCGAACCCTCAAAGGCGGATCTGCGGAAAAAGCAGGGTTACAGCGTGGAGATGTGATTGTAGGAGCCAATCAACGGTCGTTCAGGGGGCTATCTCTGGATGAAGTGGCAAGCTTGATTACTGGACCCGCTGGTTCCAGTGTTTCCCTCGATGTTCGCAGGGGAGACAGAGATGCCATAGTGAATCTCAGCCGTCAATCTATTCGTATTACAAACATCAGTGAAGTAAAAATGGTTGATGCACAACAGAAAATCGGCTTGATTCGATTGGAGAAATTTGGTGAAGGGGCCGTTCAGGAATTGGACCAGGCTTTGTGGAACCTGCATCGTCAAGGTATGAAGTCTCTGGTATTTGATTTACGTGGAAACCCAGGAGGTTTACTCACCGAAGCAATTTCGATCTCGAATCGATTTGTTCCATCTGGTCAAATTGTTTCTACCCGGGGGCGAAACCAAGGCGATAATTCTGTTGAGTCAGCCACTCATGCACAAACCTGGAAAATGCCTCTTGTTGTGTTAGTGGACGGTGACAGTGCCAGTGCCAGTGAAATATTTGCAGCCGCTGTACAGGAAAACCGACGTGGTTTGATTATCGGCAGGAAGACTTATGGCAAAGGAACAGTTCAGACACACTTTCCTCTTCAATCCGTTTCAGGAACTTTCTGGTTAACGACTGCCAAATTTTATTCGCCTACTGGTCGTGAAATGGCCGGTGCAGGAGTCACTCCTGATGTTCAAGTCAACATGTCCGAACGGGAACTGGAAGAAATTGGCCCGCTGGATCGAGACCTTAAAGCAGGTGTCAGTGCCATTTTAAGCCAAAGACCTGGGGAACTTGTAAACAATTTGCCAGCACGTCAGCAGGGAAATCCAGTCCGATTTCAATTTTCAGGTTAA
- a CDS encoding protein-glutamate methylesterase/protein-glutamine glutaminase — MTPNPIRVLIVDDSAVIRGLISKSLEQDPEIIVAGTAMNGERALSWMASNPVDVVILDVEMPVMDGLTALQKIQKDFPAVPAIMASGLTSKGAETTVKALSLGAVGCVAKPQTASAAESIRVLSRELVMMIKAVGPKNSSSPAQTRPGTSNQISQQTQTRQKDISGKQLFTKNIKFFKQPEVLVIGTSTGGPKALAELLPQIPVDFPIPILIVQHMPPGFTEILAQHIQKDSGRTCVEAKHNEPLESHKTYVAPGGSHLLIGEKNGQKVTLINQDPPEHFCRPSVNPLFRSAAEHFGNSTLAVMLTGMGEDGIEGTHDIARAGGTIIAQDEASSVVWGMPAAVACAGLADKVLPLSEIAAEIKSQCLVRA; from the coding sequence ATGACCCCCAATCCCATTCGCGTCTTAATCGTTGACGATTCAGCTGTCATTCGAGGCTTGATTTCAAAATCACTTGAACAAGATCCTGAAATTATCGTTGCGGGAACTGCAATGAACGGGGAACGTGCACTAAGCTGGATGGCTTCCAATCCAGTTGATGTCGTCATTCTCGACGTCGAAATGCCGGTCATGGACGGGCTCACTGCCTTACAAAAAATCCAGAAAGATTTTCCAGCTGTACCAGCCATCATGGCCAGTGGATTAACCAGCAAGGGGGCGGAAACCACAGTAAAAGCACTTTCACTTGGTGCTGTGGGCTGTGTTGCAAAGCCTCAAACTGCCAGTGCTGCAGAAAGTATTCGTGTGCTTTCCCGAGAGCTGGTGATGATGATCAAAGCAGTGGGACCTAAAAACAGCTCTTCCCCTGCCCAGACTCGTCCTGGAACATCTAACCAGATCAGTCAACAAACGCAAACTCGGCAAAAAGATATCTCGGGTAAGCAGTTGTTTACAAAAAACATCAAGTTTTTTAAACAACCCGAAGTTTTAGTGATTGGTACAAGCACAGGCGGGCCGAAAGCACTGGCTGAGCTCTTACCTCAAATTCCAGTGGACTTTCCAATTCCAATTCTCATCGTTCAACACATGCCACCAGGATTTACTGAGATCCTGGCACAACATATCCAAAAAGATAGTGGTCGGACATGTGTGGAAGCAAAACACAATGAGCCGCTGGAATCTCACAAAACGTATGTTGCGCCCGGTGGTAGTCACCTACTGATTGGCGAAAAAAATGGCCAAAAAGTTACTTTAATCAACCAAGATCCTCCTGAGCATTTCTGCAGACCATCCGTAAACCCCTTATTCAGGTCAGCTGCTGAGCATTTTGGAAACTCGACCTTGGCGGTAATGCTGACTGGAATGGGCGAAGATGGAATCGAAGGTACACACGACATTGCTCGAGCTGGTGGAACGATCATTGCTCAAGATGAAGCATCCAGTGTCGTCTGGGGAATGCCGGCTGCAGTCGCCTGTGCGGGCTTAGCAGATAAAGTACTTCCGCTGTCCGAAATAGCAGCAGAAATCAAGTCGCAGTGCCTGGTACGTGCATAG
- a CDS encoding L-threonylcarbamoyladenylate synthase, with the protein MNCEITQNIRAGADLIRQGEVVAFATETVYGLGANALNPEAVARIFEVKQRPHFDPLIVHISHIKQLDELTYGLSEQAEKLAEQFWPGPLTLVLPKRKRIPDLVTSGLDSVAIRIPAHPIAQQLLVASELPIAAPSANKFGCLSPTQASHVAEQLGNEIKLILDGGACTVGVESTVIQCTGEIPVLLRPGGISLEEIEQCVGPVRLAQIEDYAESNSHLSPGMLPKHYAPRTRLMIADQLNDVPTDGRKGLLSLFPLEETFLKGHQFSAQEILSPAGDLKIAAARLFTALRNLDAAGVDQIIALRMPENGLGRTINNRLERAAVS; encoded by the coding sequence ATGAATTGCGAGATTACACAGAATATTAGAGCCGGAGCCGATCTGATTCGACAGGGAGAAGTGGTTGCTTTTGCAACAGAGACGGTCTATGGCTTGGGAGCAAATGCGCTGAACCCCGAAGCCGTTGCCCGAATTTTTGAAGTTAAGCAAAGACCTCACTTCGATCCCTTGATTGTACATATATCCCATATCAAGCAACTGGATGAGCTCACATACGGATTATCGGAACAGGCAGAAAAACTCGCTGAACAGTTTTGGCCAGGTCCACTGACACTGGTCTTGCCCAAAAGAAAACGAATTCCTGATCTGGTTACCTCAGGATTAGATTCGGTAGCCATTCGTATTCCAGCTCATCCCATCGCACAACAGTTACTGGTAGCGTCAGAACTCCCAATTGCAGCTCCCAGTGCAAATAAATTTGGCTGTCTAAGTCCGACTCAGGCCAGTCATGTGGCTGAGCAACTGGGAAATGAGATCAAACTCATCCTAGATGGAGGGGCATGTACAGTAGGCGTAGAGTCTACTGTCATTCAATGTACTGGCGAGATTCCTGTTTTACTTAGACCAGGGGGAATTTCGCTTGAAGAGATTGAACAATGTGTTGGCCCTGTCAGGCTTGCGCAGATCGAAGATTATGCAGAAAGTAACTCACACCTCAGTCCCGGAATGCTGCCAAAACACTATGCGCCACGAACACGTTTAATGATCGCTGATCAACTCAATGATGTACCAACGGATGGACGCAAGGGATTACTGAGTTTATTCCCGCTCGAGGAGACATTTTTAAAAGGACATCAGTTCTCGGCTCAGGAGATCCTGTCTCCTGCCGGTGATTTAAAGATTGCTGCAGCAAGATTATTTACCGCATTAAGAAATCTGGATGCAGCAGGCGTCGATCAGATTATTGCGTTACGCATGCCGGAAAATGGATTAGGGAGAACGATCAATAATCGATTGGAACGCGCTGCAGTGTCTTGA
- a CDS encoding alpha/beta hydrolase: protein MPVHPQVVQYLEEVAKVDLPSFDEMTPELIRSTLSPSPEPHFPAQKIEDLKLPVNQTELPVRIYTPEESEANSPAAFPALVYFHGGGWVMGTLDAYDGLCQDLAGSAGCKVISVDYRMAPEHPYPVPFEDAYAATEWISDHAGELEIDPTRIAVGGDSAGGNLATAVAIRARQPNRLNLIYQMLVYPVTNYRFDTESYQKYGIDYFLTKRAMEWFWEQYLPNESAGREIYASPLRCKDLSGLPDAIVITAGYDPLYSEAVQYVELMRRSGGNVEHINFEDMIHGFFRRADLYDRAFEAVQLTGRYLKTAFSKG from the coding sequence ATGCCAGTCCATCCCCAAGTGGTCCAATACCTTGAAGAAGTTGCAAAAGTTGACTTACCCTCGTTTGATGAAATGACTCCAGAGCTTATCAGGTCGACGCTTTCTCCTTCACCAGAACCTCATTTTCCCGCTCAAAAAATTGAAGACCTTAAACTCCCTGTCAATCAGACAGAATTACCGGTTCGAATTTACACACCAGAGGAATCCGAAGCGAATTCACCTGCGGCATTCCCCGCACTGGTTTACTTTCATGGGGGTGGATGGGTCATGGGAACATTGGATGCTTATGATGGTCTGTGCCAGGATCTGGCAGGTTCTGCAGGCTGTAAAGTCATATCTGTTGATTATCGAATGGCTCCGGAACATCCTTACCCTGTACCCTTTGAAGATGCTTATGCAGCTACTGAATGGATCTCAGACCATGCAGGCGAATTAGAAATTGATCCGACAAGAATTGCTGTCGGTGGTGACAGTGCAGGAGGTAATCTCGCAACAGCAGTCGCGATTAGAGCCAGGCAACCCAATCGTCTGAATCTTATCTATCAAATGCTTGTCTATCCTGTAACGAATTATCGGTTCGATACAGAATCGTATCAAAAATACGGGATCGACTACTTTCTCACCAAACGCGCGATGGAATGGTTCTGGGAACAATATCTTCCGAATGAGTCAGCAGGACGTGAAATTTATGCATCTCCGCTGCGCTGCAAAGACCTGAGTGGTTTGCCAGATGCAATTGTGATCACAGCGGGTTATGATCCCCTTTATTCTGAAGCAGTCCAGTATGTCGAACTGATGCGGCGATCAGGAGGAAATGTCGAACATATCAATTTTGAAGATATGATTCATGGCTTTTTCAGACGTGCTGATTTATACGATCGGGCATTTGAAGCAGTCCAGCTAACGGGGCGGTACTTAAAGACAGCTTTCTCTAAAGGATAA
- a CDS encoding adenosylcobinamide-GDP ribazoletransferase: protein MNASSPLEDDPQYSQSNPSDQNVTDWVDYIMAYFVAIQRYLRITFVPLHTDRKEAIEKRSTQFLPLAGFSLGLILTLMLALTQFIWPLGIAVLLVGSIELILFRTFVPESIPQCRELLISKKTASASGNIFVLTIVFMLLRVGLFYQLLAESISLLTPCILILISISLGTWIIPFSISVAVSHDETARWINPNRPLTKKQLCYGSLFLIPLFLLGTWASLGYLAPALIATALLTYWIMRKLEDHDVEVTDTHIEGLAALFQVVFLLVCSIDFSFLKQLSS, encoded by the coding sequence ATGAATGCTTCTAGTCCTTTGGAAGACGATCCACAATACAGTCAATCTAATCCATCCGATCAAAACGTGACCGATTGGGTCGATTACATTATGGCTTATTTTGTTGCAATTCAGCGTTACCTGCGAATTACTTTTGTGCCACTCCACACTGATCGCAAAGAAGCAATTGAAAAACGAAGCACGCAGTTTTTACCTTTAGCGGGCTTTAGCTTAGGCCTAATTCTAACTTTAATGCTGGCTCTTACCCAATTCATTTGGCCTTTGGGAATCGCCGTTCTCTTAGTTGGCTCGATAGAATTGATATTGTTTAGAACTTTTGTTCCTGAATCAATTCCTCAATGCCGAGAACTTCTAATCTCTAAAAAAACAGCTTCTGCGTCTGGGAATATTTTTGTTCTGACAATCGTTTTCATGTTGTTACGCGTGGGGCTGTTCTACCAACTTCTCGCTGAATCCATATCATTACTTACCCCCTGCATTCTGATTTTGATTTCGATTTCATTGGGTACCTGGATCATCCCTTTTTCTATCAGCGTTGCTGTATCACACGATGAAACGGCGAGATGGATCAACCCCAACCGCCCTTTGACCAAGAAGCAATTATGCTATGGTAGTTTATTTTTAATTCCGTTATTCCTGTTGGGAACATGGGCCTCATTGGGATATTTAGCACCTGCACTGATCGCTACTGCACTGCTGACATACTGGATCATGAGGAAGCTCGAAGATCACGATGTCGAAGTGACAGACACACACATCGAAGGCCTTGCGGCACTCTTTCAGGTGGTCTTTCTATTAGTCTGTTCGATCGATTTTTCGTTTCTCAAACAATTATCCAGTTAA
- a CDS encoding carbon storage regulator — translation MLVLTRKRDEVIQIGDNIVIKILKTGKGAIKIGIDAPEHVRVVRGELIEEESKSDVMDSATATQTEQTLNAQCA, via the coding sequence ATGTTAGTTTTAACAAGAAAACGGGATGAAGTCATTCAAATTGGTGACAATATTGTGATTAAGATTTTGAAAACGGGCAAAGGGGCCATCAAAATCGGGATCGATGCTCCTGAACACGTTCGCGTGGTTCGAGGTGAACTCATTGAGGAAGAGAGCAAATCTGATGTGATGGATTCTGCGACCGCAACTCAAACCGAACAGACACTAAATGCTCAGTGTGCTTAA
- a CDS encoding ABC transporter permease: MFQGSLIFASFALKKDIRLKRTHIFRFVCIGLVFIILFSSWLTSSKISSPGLDFFTKIVWLNFWLITLAGIGFFSTAITEEKEEETLPLLKLAGIDSLGLLLGKSTVRSLRIILILISQLPFLMLAIALGGITPLQIGATIVAMIAYVILIANFSLLCSVYSRRSGEAIILVLIGLFILFLAPTILTKISVNLQARGYLAADELIPQFIKAYQQFAHEISVTERIKTILSTGYSGSVFNTQVVGNSLLGLICFITAWFFFERFTMTNHVKKERKMSQNGEQIQRKSRPGKLAFLWKEFHFVTGGKRVLIIKSILYISVILFVVGGGLFLDQHSKMSFLFSFSWNELIHTSLLLMLVGLVAECTIYTSRLFREERKLKMLPLITILPHSFIRIVYEKIFGCMSALIPVGMAIGFLILIAPDSFTNFFNSGINSLLLLFGIQFILFLHLLAFYSLIVRWGALAFAIGTMILVESVATPFLQILFVLFHVAIGEAGIILPVFYLSLISCFILQLLIAKRLRQIAAEE; encoded by the coding sequence ATGTTTCAAGGGTCATTGATTTTTGCCAGTTTTGCATTAAAGAAAGACATTCGTCTCAAACGAACACACATTTTCCGCTTCGTCTGTATCGGCCTCGTGTTCATTATTTTGTTTTCATCATGGTTAACCAGTTCCAAGATCAGTTCACCTGGACTCGATTTTTTCACAAAAATTGTGTGGCTCAATTTCTGGCTGATCACATTAGCAGGCATCGGATTCTTCTCAACCGCCATCACTGAAGAAAAAGAGGAAGAAACTCTTCCGTTGCTCAAGTTAGCCGGGATTGATTCACTGGGTCTCCTTCTGGGGAAATCTACAGTCAGATCATTAAGAATAATTTTGATCTTAATAAGCCAACTTCCGTTTTTAATGCTCGCTATCGCTTTAGGAGGAATCACTCCATTACAGATTGGCGCCACAATAGTAGCAATGATTGCTTACGTGATTTTGATTGCCAATTTTTCATTGCTCTGTTCGGTATATTCTAGACGCTCAGGCGAAGCAATTATCCTTGTCCTGATCGGCTTGTTTATTCTTTTCTTGGCTCCCACGATTTTAACAAAGATATCGGTGAACCTTCAGGCACGTGGATACCTTGCTGCTGACGAACTGATTCCCCAATTCATCAAAGCGTACCAGCAGTTCGCTCACGAAATTTCAGTCACCGAACGCATTAAAACAATTCTGAGCACTGGATACTCGGGATCTGTGTTCAATACACAAGTCGTTGGCAATTCATTGCTTGGGCTCATCTGCTTCATTACAGCCTGGTTCTTCTTTGAACGTTTCACTATGACAAACCATGTCAAAAAAGAGAGGAAAATGTCACAAAATGGTGAACAGATTCAGAGAAAATCCCGCCCTGGTAAACTGGCATTCCTCTGGAAAGAATTTCATTTCGTAACGGGTGGCAAAAGAGTCCTGATTATCAAGTCAATTCTATACATTTCGGTGATACTCTTTGTAGTAGGGGGAGGGTTATTTTTAGATCAGCATTCAAAGATGAGTTTTCTTTTTTCATTTTCCTGGAACGAGTTAATACACACCTCACTCTTACTGATGCTGGTCGGATTAGTCGCGGAATGCACCATCTATACCTCTCGTCTTTTTCGTGAAGAACGAAAACTGAAAATGCTCCCATTAATCACGATTCTACCTCATTCATTCATACGTATTGTCTATGAAAAAATCTTCGGATGCATGAGTGCCCTTATTCCAGTTGGCATGGCAATCGGATTCTTGATATTGATTGCACCAGACAGTTTTACAAATTTTTTCAACTCTGGTATCAACTCGCTCTTACTGCTATTCGGTATTCAATTCATACTTTTTCTGCACTTACTGGCTTTCTACTCACTCATTGTCAGATGGGGGGCACTTGCTTTTGCGATCGGCACGATGATTCTGGTTGAATCCGTTGCAACCCCCTTCCTCCAAATTCTTTTTGTATTGTTTCATGTGGCGATTGGTGAGGCTGGAATTATTTTGCCTGTATTTTATTTGAGCTTAATTAGCTGTTTTATTTTACAACTTCTGATTGCAAAACGCTTACGGCAAATTGCTGCTGAAGAATAA
- a CDS encoding class I SAM-dependent methyltransferase has translation MDFFEHDGMNFNRVAPYFERLEKIVFNKQMQRCRTAFISNLPPVKKIALVGEGNGQFLLELIQQSDCEQIHYIDSSQTMLELAQKRVQRFSKDAPSRVQFHLCDLSVQEMPDQNYDLVVTNFFLDVFDKPLLNKCILKIAASCKTNAVWLYADFQISGGIIQRIRALAWVKMMYLFFKFVAQLQTQKLLDPAEMLENQGFKLKELREFNRGLMRAELRQRDINPR, from the coding sequence ATGGATTTTTTTGAGCATGATGGCATGAATTTCAATCGAGTCGCTCCTTATTTTGAACGACTGGAAAAAATCGTCTTTAACAAGCAGATGCAACGTTGCAGGACTGCGTTCATTTCAAACTTACCCCCCGTGAAAAAAATTGCATTAGTGGGTGAGGGGAATGGTCAATTCTTGCTGGAACTGATTCAACAATCTGACTGTGAACAAATTCATTACATTGACTCCAGTCAGACAATGTTGGAATTAGCACAAAAACGTGTGCAGAGGTTTTCTAAAGACGCGCCTAGTCGAGTGCAGTTTCACCTTTGTGATTTATCAGTCCAGGAAATGCCTGATCAAAATTATGATTTGGTTGTAACGAATTTCTTTCTGGATGTGTTTGACAAGCCTTTGCTCAATAAGTGTATCTTGAAAATAGCAGCCTCATGTAAAACAAACGCGGTCTGGCTATATGCTGATTTTCAGATTTCTGGTGGTATCATTCAACGTATCCGGGCACTGGCATGGGTGAAGATGATGTATCTTTTTTTTAAATTCGTAGCACAGCTTCAAACTCAGAAACTCCTTGATCCCGCGGAGATGCTGGAAAACCAAGGTTTTAAATTAAAAGAACTCAGAGAATTTAATCGCGGTTTAATGCGGGCAGAGTTGAGGCAGAGGGATATTAATCCTCGCTGA